AGCCGACAGCGACGTAGTTACCGGACTTGGCGCCTTCGGGAGCAGCACCATTGGCATCGGGGCCAGGAGCAAAGTCTAGCCATTCTACACATAACGGGAAGGCAGGAAGCATAAGGTCATGGTGTGCGTAGAGATTCTCGTCGACATCGGCATAGACATGGAAGTCAAGGGACGAGAGATCGGAGGTCGTTCGGGCAGAGATGATCATAGAGTCTGTGGGGAGCAGAGTAagctcctcgtcctcattttcctcgtcatcctGTTAAAATGAATTAGCCGCTGAACAACTGCCGGTAGTATAATCAGCAGCAGGACACGAACCTCCTTGAGCGTGATGTACGGATCTTCCTCGTTGTCACGATAATATGTCAGACCTTTGATATTGGCGAATGCACCCATCGCTACATTCGGTCAGCTTAGACTTATTAATACATATCATAAAGGCTTACCAACGCCTTTAgactcctcttcatcgtaCTCGTCCATCTTAAAAGCCGATAAATCGTTAGGGTCAAACGGCTTCTCGGGTTCCttgtcttcatccatcttctcgtcgtcatcttcattttctGCCTTTGCATtaccgtcttcttcatcctcgtcttcccagtccccttcatcatcaccgccctccatctcgtcaccatcctccacaGCCGCCATCTCGCTTTTGAGTTGTTCGAGAACACCAGGCCCACCGAGCTTGCCTACACGTTCgatctcatcttcgtcgAGCTGATACTTTTTGGGTCTCTCCGCCGCGCGACCTCTAGGGACCCATACTAGAGAAGAAATAAGTGTGCCAGACATGGTCTCCCGGCTTTTCAGTGGTGAAGCTGTAAAAGGCGTTCCAATGAATCCTGCCGTTGAAATTCTGGCGGCAGAAGCCAACCCAGGCAcaagaagtggaggtgaCTTATTTATTTATGCCTCACTTTaaaacaacaaacaacGGCATTCGCCGACGTGTGACTTGCGTCCACTACTACTCGTACTCCGGTCCCTCATCGCACGCGATCTGATATCCGACGTGATGAGTTTCAGCTCGATTGTTGTTAGATGAGAGCCAGCTCTGTAATACTCGCTGATCAGACCTAATATTATAAGGGAGAGGTAAGAGGGGTGAGTTGGTTTAATAATCTCTCAGATGTTTTCTAAATGATGCTGTTCTCTCACAAAGAACGACCCACTCACTGCAGCTTCTCCTAGAGACTTCGCTTTGAGCGAGCATCGAAGCCTTTAAAATGGCTATCATATCCGACGTGGAGTGAGTGTTGTTGGGATTGTCACATTATAATGAGTCTAACGAGGCTATCTACAGTTATATGTTGCAAGCAATACGCTTGTCATCCCTTCGAACGACAGACGACCATATAACCCCTCGAATCATCTCCCTCGATCCTACTTTTGCTGTAAATCCTTACATCAATGCCTCTGGCTTGTCAGATATTGACCGATGGCCGGAGATCAAGCGAGCCCTCGATTCACCGCCtctagaagaagaatacCTCTCTGGTTCAGCCCCTGGAATGAGGAATGGTGATGCAGAAGGACCACGCAGAGGAGGTGGTTTGAATTATACGCAGACCATAATGGGCCCAGGAAGGACGGGGGGGGCAGGCATGAGGGTATCTGGTCGACATGCCATTCCAGGTGAACTGAAGAGAGGGCAAGCCGTTAGAGCCGATTCTTCAAACTCGATCACTGCCCCCCAGTCCCCGACCTacaaaggcaaagaatCTTTTCATAGACTACCAGAGATAACTACGGCTGGAGATGTTTTCTCACCTTCGGGAAGGCCAAGGGCAGGctctgctcctgctcctgcgCCGTTACAAGGATCCCCAGGGCATATAGCCTCGAGTATGCTCAGTACTGCAAGAGATCTTGGGGTAGATGCTCCCAGGGGTCCATTCCATCGAGCGTTGTCGTCTAGTCAAATGTCAAGCGGGTCAGGCTTACTCCCAGATGGGGTACTCACAATGACTACTCCGGAAGATAGGGGTTCATCCATAGGAATAGAACCCACGATTGGGACACAAACGGTTGAAGGTCGTATGGTGGGTGGTCtggaagatcaaggaagCGATGtcgacgaagaggaagctgcTGAGGCAGATGTCAGGGAAGGTGGTAGAGAAGCAACCGCTGTTCCCGACTCAAAGAGAGCTTCTGTCGATACAGTAAGTACGACGGAGCACCTTGACTTCACTCCAgtacctcttcctcaaggtCAAAATCTTCCTTCGCAGCCCTCCGCTCTTACAGCTGCCTTGAACAAATTCATACCGCATATAGTATCTACTGCCCCTCATGATTCTTCTGAAGCCCTTCCCCCTGTTCCCGCAACTATTATCAACCCGTTTTACTCTCTCTATTCCACCGTCGCAGCCCCTCCAGGTGTGCCATCCGAGTCTCTCGAACTCTATTTCCCACATTCTAAGAACCCTGGACAGCCTGTGGTCGCTAACGTGAGAAAGGATGCCACTGTAGAAGAAGTTACTGGATTTGGTCTCTGGAAGTACTGggatgatggaagggagccgaagctggaagaggaaggccataaagaggaaagatggaGTACTGTTGGATGGGGACTGCGAATTgtcgaagatgatggagaagttgatgaagatttCCCACGTACGTCTTTGTCTGAGACGAGAAACCGTCTTATTAATATCTATGGCAGCGCTTGACCGAGAGAGCAAGATATCCAAGTTCTCATATGGGCAGTTTGCCATAGTCGAAGCTACAGAAAACCAAAGTAAGTAGTCGACATTGACTAAAATCCCCTAACAGGTGCTGCAGTACAACAAAACATCTTAAAGGCACCTACTATCACTCGTCGTCCCTCCCGTGTCCTCGCTGTTCCTTTCTCAGCACGTCCTATGGTACAAGCTTCTGCAGCTGCAACTCGACCCAGCCCTGTGCTGCCACAATCGAATCAAGTAGGAAGCGCCgcgccttcttcctcatctccgGAATTCGCACCCCTCTCGACTACTGTTACAACAACTAATATGGGGCAGGGAAGAGGCTTGGGCTCCACAGTAGGGTTAAGCTCGACGCAAAGCGACGTCGTGAGACTGAGAGTTAGAGTTACAGCAAGTGCAGACGTGCACtttaccaccaccatcaatgTGTAGGTACTTACGGCTACATTCGGAATTGCCACTAATACTCTCTGACAGACCTGCGGATATGTATATAGCAGATCTCACCGAGGTTCTCTGCAAGAAAAAGCGTTTGCAGATGCCTGTTACGGATTGGGTGCTGTGTCTGGCTGATCTGACGTTGGCTCTACCGCTTGACAGAACCGTTGCGAGTCTGGGTTTTCAGACGGATCTCGCGTTAGTGAGAAGACAATGGGCAATGGAACATGGCTTAAGGATCGATGATCGACGGGGAGGGGATCCATCAGGCAAGTCTAAAAAGTCGATAATTGAAATCAGCTAATGGGTGACCGGTGCCTAtagcttccatcttcaagaggCAGTCGGAGCCTGCACCAATACAAAGATTCGGTCCTGGTCTTTCAGATTTCACCCAAACATATAAGGTGAGTGATTCGACACTTCTGGAATTCTCGGTACTCACTAAATGTGGGCACTTAGAAATACACTGTGCAACGCAAGATTGCTATTGGCCGACACGAGCGTGTTCTGGCGATAGACGGAGACTATATCCATGTGAGTCTATATATTGTATATTCGACATGTCCGCTTTCTGATATCATAATTAGATCATGCCCTCCGAATCCCGCGCATTTTTCGATTCTATGAAAACGACATCTTTCCACATATCCTTAGTAGCTGCATGTAAACTCACAGGGCGAGGAGGCGGTTTCAAGATAAACGTATGGAGGGATGGTGCCCAAAAGAGATATGAATTTGAAGCGGAGAACCAAAGACAGGCGGTGGATATAGTGTCCACCATTAGACAGCTGTAAGTGTTAGACCACTCGTAAGGTCGAAACATTCAACTGACGACAAGGATAATAacaaaggatgaagacattCGCGGCTGAGAGGACATCAATGCTGCCACCGCCAAGAGCCACGCTTAAAAAATAATTCCGCGTGAAGATTTTTCATCTGTAGCAATACACTGTTGTAAAGCATTACTTGAAATTATGATGTCAATGCATAAAATAACAACATCTAGAAAGCAAAGCATGTCGCAGCGAAATGTAATGGATTAGGGTTTGAATTACGCCTGGCATTACCGTCGTTAGCTATAGGAATAATGCGATAAATATCTGTACTTACAGACATCTTCATGTCGATTTTCCCCCATGGCTTATATCCCTCGACTACAAAGTCCTCATCCTTGAAGCCATCTATATCTCCAATTTCCTCCTTGCTCCTAGCCCATTTTAGTTTTGGGAACTCTCTAGGCTCCCTTTCTAGTTGCGTCTTCAATGGCTCAACGTGATCCCTGTACACATGCGCATCTCCCATTTGTAGAATAAACTCATGCGGCTCAGTGTCGGTAATGAGGGCAATCATATGGGTTAAGAGGGCGTAAGACGCAATGTTGAATGGGACACCAAGACCTAAGTCACAAGACCTCTGATACATCAAGCAAGAAAGTTTCGGCTTAGAATTGGGTGAATcagcaggaggaagcgagACGTAGAATTGACAGAACATGTGACAGGGCGGAAGAGCCATTAGGGGGAGGTCTATAATTTTATAAGCAATGATTTTACAGGCAGTTGGCAAAATTACTGACCCTTTGGGTTCCAAGCCGATAAGATAATCCGTCTGTCAGTCGGGTTGTTTTTGATGGTGTCGATCACCCTTTGCAATTGGTCGActcctttgcccttgtAGTTTCCGTCGGCATCAGTGTACTCGGCGCCAAAATGTCTCCACTGGAACCCGTATACAGGTCCCAGGTCACCTTCCCTTCTGTGGCCAAGCCCGACCTTCTCCAGGAACTCTTTGTTTCCGTTACCATCCCAGATTCCTACACCCTGGCTAGAGAGCACCTTGGCGTCGGTACAGCCAGAAACGAACCATAAAAGCTCGGCAATAACACCGCGCAGGAAGACGCGTTTGGTcgtcagaagaggaagggtgTTGTTGGCGAGGGAAAagcggaaagaaggaggagcaaaGAGAGCAACGGTTCCTGTGCCGGTACGGTCTGGTCGAACCTCTCCTGAGTTAATGATTCGCTTGATGAGATCAAGATACTGATATTCCTCTGGCGGACATGTTAGCGCAACGCATGAAAGCAAGACATCTGGTCACCTACCGTGGTCCGGGTTGGATCGTTCGATCTTGTCCTGGTCGTTGATTGTTGCCGTCATTATGATCTATGTTAAAGAGCCCTGCTTGATTAGGAGAAGACTGACGATAATGGATGAGAAGACCTAAAATATTGTTGACCATACAAGTGGAAGGTCGCGACCGACACGACAAAGCTGACTGATGGTTTCACGCGTCAGTGCCTGACATAAATCGGCCAAATCGCAAATAATCGCGTCGGCGCGACGCGTTTACCAGTGTGGCAGAAAGATCAGATATCAGCAGTGACGGAGTGACTGTTACGTTAATTACGAGTGCCCGTACTCATAGCCCAGTAAATTGTACACAGACTTCTATGTACGGGTAAGCAACAGATGAGCCCAGTTGTCGTCAGCAATTATTATAAGCTGCCCATCTTCGTGAGTACCGTGTCTTCCCGGTCATGTCTCACATTTTTCTTCGTTTCGGCCATCAGCAGTCCAGAGTCTCGATTGACACGTCCAATACGACCGACATCAATCAAATTACGGACTACATATCAAAACCATGTGGTCACCGTTTCCTTTGATAAGAGCCTAATATGGCAGTACCAAAAGTGGCTCGCGGTATTGGAGACACTATCTCCGTAATGGGAAGCAATCTGAGcttgggaaggggaggaagaagggctgCCGTCGTCCGCTTTGACAGAGGATCGCACGTCAAGAAGCAAGTTGTCATGTGTAAGTGGGGCTTACAAATATTAAACTTTGCATGTCGCACTGCGGGCATAATAGCATCGTATGTCTAACTACTGGAGACTCACATCTCACAAACAAGTTTCCGAGCGCTATGATGCGTCAGGCCATGAAAATTAGTCTGCAGTTTCACCCCAAATCCTGAAACATGCCGCCCCGGTGAGCGAAGAGACTTTCCTGAAGAAGTCTAATAATTATCAATTCTTTGCAAGTTACAGAATTACCGATGCTTTGCACATTCCACAACCTCTTGCAGTGCTAACTGCTGACGACCATCTCATTCAAGTAAGAAGTGAAAGTCGATAATGCTTGCTGCTTGTTGCCAGCTGATGGACTTACAAGGCCGGTGTCGGATAACAAAGGAATAACAAAGGATAAGGCAACCCTATACACAAACAACACTCTTCCCTTGGGGTCGCCCccatcctttcccatcATTTGTGCCATCAATCAATAGTTTGGAGGCCAGAGCGTTCGGAGTCGGGAGCGAGGAACATAGAACATCAAACTTCATCACCCaattcatcatctcccttcccgGCGCATCAAACCATCAAACAGTAAAATAGGATGGCAATGGGATCTAAGCAACTGACGCATAATACCTGTATAATCTGTCGGCCGTTGGTTGTTGGTCCTAGATTGTTGGTCAATATACTATAAAGACTTCAGAGAGTAAAGAcatatcttctccttctgttcTTCGACAGTTGGGAATTGATTATGGAAAGTAGGAAGGGGGAAATAGTTACAGAAGGATGCAGAAGGTGCGccggggaggagggaagaataATAATTAGATCTGGGAAACGAGCGAAATAAAATCTCAGGTCCTGGTATGTAACCACACTATCTATTATTTAATTTTTAATTGATAGCAACCAGTAAGTATTATTGGATCGAGAAGGCGACGACAAGGGGCTACCGGTacaatgatgaatgataACAGGGAGAAGGGAACTGCCGAATGCCAGGGCGGACAATTTAATCAATTCACCGAGGACAGGAAGCCAATACTCACTGACCACCACTGATAATATGAGCTATAATGAGCTATGCGTGTAACATCGGAAGAGGGAGGTATAGCGCAAATAATCGTACTACACACATCGCATGAAAAGTCTCATCGCTCCGCTCTTTGTTAGTAAAATCAGGGCAGGTTAGAGTCTGAATAAGACAAAGGCCGGGATTAAAATATAAAgcaaagaacaaaagacTAAAGAACaacaagacaaaaaaacaaaaggtTATCATTGGAATAAAGAGTTGTTCCAGATTAATTAAACCGAGAcgacgcgacgcgtctGGGTTCGCGGCCATTGGACTTGGATGGATAAGATTAGCCACGCATATCGACTGCGGCATGTAAGGTTGATGGCACCCTTCATACATGGTGCTATATAAACGTGCTACATATGTTGCCTACGGTGAACAGTGGAAAAGAAGCATAATCTTTTTAGTGAATATTCATCAGCCTAATCTAGTTGACGTCTTGTTTGGCGACGAAGGTCAGCTCTATTATATGGTATGCGCGGTGGTTGCATATTGTCTTCGCAGACTGATGAGGGTACAAAATGGACAGAAATATGGGCTATGAACGATCAAATAACAATCCAAGTTATCATTCAGCTATGATCGCCTTTTTTTAAGTTTATCTGCGCAGTTGTGCCCTGGTCCCTGTCATGTTGAGCCCAGTAAACCGGtgcctgcttcttccctgGAACACAGACCGCCCGGTGGCCGCTTTCCGTTGTCCATTTACTTGCCTTCGcgcccttccttctcccatctctgcTCTTGTCTCCCAGCCtcatccttccccttttgcCCTCCGTCTCCCTTGGTAGTCCGGCAGACAAAGCGCCAGATATGCATCAAATCAATCGTTGAAAACAAAACATTCGCGACTACCATGCACGGCGCAGAAGTACAAAGGCCAAGGCGAGTTGATTTTTCCCCTCACTTCTTCGCCCCATTATTCATCTCCTGCTGTTTGTCTCAAATTTCGAAGAATACCTACCAACACCTACGCTACTAATCATCACTCATAAAGGTCAATAACACCTCCCGCAGGTACTGCACCCGGTAAGTTTCCCGAACGCAAAaccattttcatttttcctCCccaagaaaaacaaaaaaggcATCCGCCTGCGAGACTACAAAAGACAATAAGGAATTATCGCGAAGAACAATTAGACGgttctctttcttccctttgaggatccatccatcaaccTTTCTCACGCCTCCTTTGGAATATCGATCCGTAATTCTTATTGTTCTTTGGCTTCATCACCACGCTTCGAGTGCGCTTTTGTTGTCCGTATCGAATCATTATATGAATAGGACGTTCTTTGCCATATAATCCTCCCTTCACTGGTCGCTGTCCTTCTCTAACTTCATTTTATTTCATTAGCCCCAAGAGCTATCACTTTTTTATCCTATTTGCTCTCATAAAGGATTCCATAGTCGATTATATTTCGTACACACACTCTACTACGTCTCATCATCTGGATCCGACTATCTCACGTCATCCATCACTTTGTTTCTCCCATTGCATCCCTTTCAGAATAATCAAAGGACCTTGGAATAAAAAGCGTCATTCCTGTAAGTCCCATTAAATCCGACTTAAATAGCTAGATTACTGACTCTTACCAATAGCCACCACAATAAtgtcctccactttctccttttcataTCCGGAGGAAGCCTCTACCAGCGTTGCCACCATCCTTTTCcagtcatcatcttctctcccgcCCTCGCCCTTTTCCCCCCCGCGACCTGCACCACAGCCACTCAAGCAGGACTGTAAAAAGCTCGGTCGCCATATTGCCATGAAAGAGCCTTCCCAATGTGGCCTTTTCACCGTTTGTGAGATTCCCGAAACTGAGAGAGAACTCCAAAAACAAGAGGCCATGGAGGCAGAGTCACTTGCAAACGAGGGGTCCATCTACAGCTGTACATCTGCCATCAGGTCCAGCGAAGCATTTTGCCTCACGCCAGGTCGAGACAAACTCGAGCTCGAAGTTTACAATGAGTCAATGACCACCGATGCGGACTTGACTATCCTTCAAACACCTAGCGCTGAGTCCACCAGGCGTCTTCACCGCCTTTCTTGGTCAAGTAGCGACAGTGATGAAAGGCCCGTTGTGACTCTTTTGATGGGTATGGAGAATGAAGACCCTTTCTTGTGCTGGTCTCACGTTCCTTTTGACGACGGCGAGAACGATGATGACTTTGAGATGTCGGAGGCCGATGTCAGCCGGACTATTTCCCAACCGTTGTTCAGTACTCCCCCTTCTATGTCGGGCAGCAAACTTTTCTCCCGTCGAGCTCCCCCTGCTCTCGCCCTCAAATCTCGATTCAGTCTTGCTCAATCTTCCATGACCTCCCCTGCCGTCAGCCCCACTCTCATTGCCCACCCAGTCAGCGCCGCCAGACCAACTGCCGACTCGGATATTCTCGCTCCTCGAAGCACTACATCTGCCACTAGTAACTATCTCATGCCCCCATTGCCCATCATGTCTTCCAACGACTGGGCTACCGAGCTGCGCAAAGCCGAGGATATAGAGATCAATGTTGTTGCTCCTACTACCCCTACTTTGGTCAGGGGTCGCAAGTCACTCAAGACCAGTAGTCAGTCTCCCATTAGCAAGAACATTGATTTAGCTTCTGCTCTCGaggatcttctttcttcttgtgGTGAGGCTACGGCTGCAGACTCCCTCTTTTGCGCTTCGGATGGCGGCGACTTTGAGACTAAGGCTCTTGATTTCCCTCGTCCTTCTAACGGCTCTGATCTCTCGCCCGGCGGCTCTCTTCACACACCAGAGAAGAAATCTAAGCGCTCTGCAGCACCTTACGCTCCACGCAAGCCATCCCGCGCCCACCCCCACTCTCAAATCCCCccgaagatggaaggaggcaGGGTCTCGCCAAAGTCATTGGAAGGAGACCATTCCTTCTTAACTTATCTTTCAAGAAATGAGAGCCCGGTAAGCCGCAAATGGTCTGTCAAGAGTGATTCCGGTGCTAGCAGCTTGGGTGGCTGTAGTACCGGAAATGACGGATGCAGAAAATTGCCAGA
Above is a window of Cryptococcus tetragattii IND107 chromosome 1, whole genome shotgun sequence DNA encoding:
- a CDS encoding thymidylate synthase, which codes for MTATINDQDKIERSNPDHEEYQYLDLIKRIINSGEVRPDRTGTGTVALFAPPSFRFSLANNTLPLLTTKRVFLRGVIAELLWFVSGCTDAKVLSSQGVGIWDGNGNKEFLEKVGLGHRREGDLGPVYGFQWRHFGAEYTDADGNYKGKGVDQLQRVIDTIKNNPTDRRIILSAWNPKDLPLMALPPCHMFCQFYVSLPPADSPNSKPKLSCLMYQRSCDLGLGVPFNIASYALLTHMIALITDTEPHEFILQMGDAHVYRDHVEPLKTQLEREPREFPKLKWARSKEEIGDIDGFKDEDFVVEGYKPWGKIDMKMSA